Proteins from a genomic interval of Musa acuminata AAA Group cultivar baxijiao chromosome BXJ1-9, Cavendish_Baxijiao_AAA, whole genome shotgun sequence:
- the LOC135592851 gene encoding indole-3-acetaldehyde oxidase-like — MERKLVFAVNGERFELAKVDPSITLLEFLRTRTRFTGPKLGCGEGGCGACVVLLSTYDPVSDQLKEFSVSSCLTLLCSINFCSVITSEGLGNTKDGFHPIHQRFAGFHASQCGFCTPGMCMSLFSALVNADKTSRSEPPCGFSKITKFEAEKAIASNLCRCTGYRPIADVCKSFAADVDLEDLGLNTFWKKGAKDANVGRLPCHDQGKICTFPEFLKSEIKSSVDILDNSKNAGLPESQWYRPSSIRELYELLNSDSFSKSRVKLVVGNTGSGVYKENDLYDKYIDLKGIPELSVIRRDSEGISFGAAVTISRAIEVLKERKESELHSNKRLVFSKIADHMDKVASPFIRNMASLGGNLIMAQRSQFASDVATILLAAGSTVCLQMASERLVLSLESFLERPPCDDRTVLVSIHIPSWSSAIESSPGIDGCIVSEPTREANILFGTYRAAPRPLGNAVAYLNSAFLVHATLDKISRDLIILNLHLAFGAYGTEHAIRARKVEKFLVGKVMTASVLLEAIKLLKETIIPKKGTPHSRYRSSLAVSFLFKFFQPLVKDLVVPEKNGPVDSSSVAAITEYPNSDINECADISSHRVSHSEQLNNPNVILSSKQLVEFSNDYHPVGEPIKKAGVEIQASGEAIYVDDIPSPKDCLFGAFVYSTTPLAWIKGITFNSTLASQKVVAYISINDIPKEGKNIGGSTMFGTEPLFADSLTVSAGQPLGVVVAETQRHANMAARQANVQYSTENLEPPILSIEEAVRRSSFFDVPPVFYPQKVGDLSKGMAEAEHKILSAEVKLGSQYYFYMETQTALAIPDEDNCIVVYSSSQCPETAQGVIAKCLGIPDHNVRVITRRVGGAFGGKAVRAIPVATACALAAFKLRRPVRMYLDRKTDMIMTGGRHPMKINYSVGFRSDGKITALHVDIFINAGITEDISPIMPHTIIGALKSYNWGAFSFDAKICKTNLPTKSSMRAPGEVQGSFIAEAVIEHVSSFLSMDATSVRKKNLHTHDSLVLFYEGSAGDAPEYTLPAIVDEVASSARYLDRLEIIRNFNSCNKWRKRGISLMPLVYGVALRPTPGKVSILSDGSIVVEVGGVEIGQGLWTKVKQMTAYALGQLSVDGTKNLLDKVRVIQADTLSMVQGGWTAGSTTSESSCEAVRLSCNILVSRLKTLKQSLEEKMGTVSWDTLISQANMQAVNLSASTYWVPDSSSMMYLNYGSALSEVEVDILTGGTTILRTDLIYDCGQSLNPAVDLGQIEGSFVQGIGFFMYEEHVENSDGLVVSDGTWTYKIPTIDNIPKQFNIKLMKSGHHEKRVLSSKASGEPPLLLAASVHCATREAIRAARVEFSSTNDPNSSPTTFQFDVPATMPVVKELCGLNNVEKYLEAFVSTHQKMEANHVLGTV, encoded by the exons ATGGAGCGGAAGCTGGTGTTCGCCGTCAACGGGGAGCGCTTCGAGCTCGCCAAGGTCGATCCTTCCATCACCTTGCTCGAGTTCTTGAGGACCCGGACCCGGTTCACGGGTCCCAAGCTCGGATGCGGCGAAG GTGGATGTGGAGCTTGTGTTGTTCTTCTTTCAACATACGACCCAGTTAGCGATCAACTGAAAGAATTTAGTGTTAGCTCGTGCTTGACGCTTCTTTGCAGTATAAATTTCTGTTCTGTTATAACCTCTGAGGGGCTTGGAAATACAAAGGATGGCTTCCATCCGATTCACCAAAGGTTTGCAGGATTTCATGCATCACAGTGCGGGTTTTGCACACCTGGTATGTGCATGTCACTTTTTTCTGCCCTCGTTAATGCGGACAAGACCAGCAGGTCCGAGCCTCCTTGTGGGTTTTCAAAGATCACAAAGTTTGAGGCTGAAAAGGCTATTGCCAGCAATCTTTGTAGATGCACCGGCTATCGGCCCATTGCAGATGTCTGCAAGAGCTTCGCTGCTGATGTTGATTTGGAGGATTTGGGTCTGAATACATTCTGGAAAAAAGGGGCAAAAGATGCAAATGTTGGTAGGTTACCCTGTCACGACCAaggcaaaatctgcacatttcctgagTTCTTGAAATCTGAAATCAAGTCCTCAGTGGATATCTTGGACAATTCCAAGAATGCAGGCTTGCCGGAGAGTCAGTGGTATCGACCGTCCAGCATTAGAGAGCTCTATGAGCTTTTGAATTCTGACTCATTCAGCAAAAGTCGTGTGAAACTAGTTGTTGGTAATACAGGATCTGGTGTCTACAAGGAAAACGACCTGTATGATAAGTATATTGATCTCAAAGGGATTCCAGAACTATCAGTAATCAGAAGGGATAGTGAAGGTATCTCATTTGGGGCTGCTGTGACGATATCTAGAGCCATTGAAGTGctgaaggaaagaaaagaaagtgagcTGCACTCAAATAAAAGATTGGTATTCAGTAAGATTGCTGATCATATGGATAAGGTGGCTTCACCATTCATTAGAAATATGGCAAGCCTAGGAGGAAATCTAATTATGGCACAAAGAAGCCAATTTGCCTCAGATGTTGCTACTATACTTCTTGCTGCTGGATCAACTGTTTGCCTTCAGATGGCTTCAGAAAGGCTAGTTCTTTCATTGGAGAGTTTTTTAGAAAGGCCTCCATGTGATGACAGAACTGTACTTGTAAGCATACATATTCCTTCTTGGAGTTCAGCAATTGAGTCATCTCCTGGAATTGATGGATGCATTGTTTCAGAACCTACGAGGGAAGCCAATATACTATTTGGAACATACCGAGCAGCCCCACGACCTCTTGGAAATGCTGTTGCTTATCTGAACTCTGCTTTCTTGGTTCATGCTACTTTGGATAAGATCTCCAGGGATCTTATTATACTTAATCTACACTTGGCCTTTGGTGCTTATGGCACTGAACATGCAATCAGAGCAAGGAAAGTTGAGAAATTTTTGGTGGGTAAAGTTATGACTGCCTCTGTTTTACTTGAAGCCATTAAATTACTTAAAGAAACCATTATACCAAAGAAAGGCACTCCTCATTCAAGATATAGATCAAGTTTGGCAGTTTCCTTTCTATTTAAGTTTTTTCAACCACTAGTTAAGGACTTGGTTGTGCCTGAGAAGAATGGTCCTGTGGATTCTTCTAGTGTTGCTGCAATTACTGAGTACCCAAATAGTGATATTAATGAATGTGCTGATATTTCATCTCATAGGGTATCACACTCGGAACAACTTAATAATCCTAATGTCATCTTATCTTCGAAGCAGTTGGTTGAATTTAGTAACGATTATCATCCTGTTGGTGAGCCTATCAAAAAAGCTGGAGTTGAAATTCAAGCCTCTG GTGAAGCTATTTATGTGGATGATATTCCTTCTCCCAAGGACTGCCTTTTTGGAGCATTTGTATACAGCACAACTCCTTTGGCTTGGATAAAAGGCATTACGTTCAACTCTACACTGGCATCGCAGAAGGTTGTTGCATATATTAGCATCAATGATATtccaaaagaagggaaaaatatcGGTGGTAGTACTATGTTTGGAACTGAACCATTGTTTGCCGACTCACTGACTGTTTCTGCTGGTCAGCCTCTTGGCGTTGTG GTTGCAGAAACACAGAGACATGCTAACATGGCTGCTAGACAAGCAAATGTACAATATTCCACTGAAAACTTAGAACCTCCCATTCTATCTATTGAAGAAGCTGTTAGAAGATCGAGTTTTTTTGATGTCCCTCCAGTATTTTATCCTCAAAAGGTTGGAGATCTTTCCAAAGGAATGGCGGAAGCTGAGCACAAGATTCTCTCTGCTGAG GTTAAACTTGGTTCTCAGTACTATTTTTACATGGAAACACAGACAGCCCTTGCCATACCAGACGAAGATAATTGCATTGTGGTCTACAGTTCAAGTCAGTGTCCTGAGACTGCACAAGGTGTCATTGCAAAATGCCTTGGAATACCAGATCATAATGTTCGTGTGATTACAAGAAGAGTCGGAGGAGCTTTTGGTGGGAAAGCTGTAAGAGCAATACCT GTTGCAACGGCATGTGCTCTTGCAGCGTTTAAGTTGCGCCGTCCTGTTAGGATGTACCTTGATCGCAAAACTGATATGATAATGACAGGAGGGCGTCATCCAATGAAAATAAACTACTCAGTTGGCTTCAGGTCTGATGGGAAAATCACAGCCTTGCACGTGGATATATTTATCAATGCGGGCATAACAGAAGATATTAGTCCAATTATGCCACATACCATTATAGGAGCACTAAAATCATACAACTGGGGTGCATTCTCTTTTGATGCTAAAATCTGCAAGACGAATCTTCCAACTAAATCATCCATGCGGGCTCCAGGAGAGGTTCAGGGATCTTTTATTGCTGAAGCTGTTAtagaacatgtatcatcattcctCTCCATGGATGCCACTTCCGTTAGAAAGAAAAATCTCCACACCCATGATAGTCTTGTATTGTTTTATGAAGGCAGCGCTGGAGATGCTCCTGAATATACTCTACCTGCTATAGTTGATGAGGTGGCTTCATCTGCTCGCTACCTTGACCGTCTTGAAATAATCAGGAATTTCAATAGTTGCAATAAATGGAGAAAACGAGGAATTTCCTTGATGCCTTTAGTGTACGGAGTTGCATTAAGGCCAACACCAGGGAAAGTATCTATTCTAAGTGATGGCTCAATCGTTGTTGAAGTTGGAGGAGTTGAGATAGGTCAGGGGCTCTGGACAAAGGTGAAACAAATGACAGCTTATGCCCTTGGACAACTATCGGTTGATGGAACCAAAAACCTTTTGGATAAGGTGCGGGTCATTCAAGCAGATACACTGAGTATGGTTCAGGGAGGCTGGACTGCTGGAAGCACCACGTCTGAATCAAGTTGTGAGGCAGTTCGTCTATCATGCAATATTCTAGTCAGCAGACTGAAAACTCTTAAGCAAAGTTTAGAAGAAAAAATGGGTACAGTCTCATGGGATACCCTTATCTCCCAG GCAAATATGCAAGCAGTTAATTTGTCAGCAAGTACTTACTGGGTTCCTGACAGTAGTTCTATGATGTATCTAAATTATGGATCTGCCTTAAGTGAG GTAGAGGTTGATATTCTTACTGGAGGTACTACTATATTGAGGACTGATCTTATATACGACTGTGGGCAGAGCTTGAATCCTGCTGTGGATTTGGGACAG ATTGAAGGTTCCTTTGTTCAAGGAATCGGTTTCTTCATGTATGAGGAGCACGTGGAAAACTCAGATGGCTTGGTGGTCTCAGATGGTACTTGGACATACAAAATCCCTACTATTGATAACATCCCAAAGCAGTTCAACATTAAGTTAATGAAAAGTGGGCATCACGAGAAGCGTGTTCTCTCTTCGAAAG CATCTGGGGAACCACCTTTGCTTCTAGCAGCTTCAGTCCATTGTGCAACAAGGGAAGCAATTAGGGCTGCTCGTGTCGAATTCTCTTCTACCAATGACCCAAATAGCTCTCCGACAACGTTCCAATTCGATGTTCCTGCAACCATGCCAGTAGTGAAGGAGCTCTGTGGCCTAAACAATGTGGAGAAGTACTTGGAAGCTTTTGTGTCTACGCATCAAAAAATGGAAGCCAATCATGTTTTGGGCACCGTGTGA